From a region of the Mycobacterium intracellulare ATCC 13950 genome:
- a CDS encoding NAD(P)H-binding protein — protein sequence MPEQVRCLVTGATGYIGGRLVPRLLDAGHHVRALARNPDKLSEVPWRQRAEVARGDLGDVDSLIAACDGIDVVYYLVHSMGTSKDFAAEETRAARNVVTAARRTGVRRIVYLSGLHPENADLSPHLASRKAVGEALIDSGVETVVLQAGVVIGSGSASFEMIRHLTDRLPVMTTPKWVHNRIQPIAVRDVLHYLAAAATTPVPKSRTWDIGGPDVLEYGDMMRVYAEVAGLGNRYLFVLPFLTPAIASLWVGLVTPIPSGLARPLVESLECDAVTRDSDIDDIIAPPPGGLTGYRRAVELALRRAARGVPETSWSSLRSEPAEPLPSDPDWAGEIVYTDVRTAIAGAAPGDVWSAARAAATARRWQRRLPLSGWTVEESDPGVGLRLHSRPSRVGRAWLEITTRPHDGGASRYTQRLIFVPRGVLGRMYRRTVWPLRVAALRGLAREVVTPG from the coding sequence ATGCCCGAACAGGTGCGGTGCCTGGTGACCGGAGCGACCGGCTACATCGGCGGGCGCCTGGTGCCCCGGCTGCTGGACGCGGGACATCACGTTCGGGCCTTGGCGCGCAACCCGGACAAGCTGAGCGAGGTGCCGTGGCGGCAAAGGGCGGAGGTCGCGCGCGGCGACCTCGGTGACGTCGATTCGCTGATCGCCGCCTGCGACGGGATCGACGTCGTGTACTACCTGGTCCACTCGATGGGAACGTCGAAGGACTTCGCCGCCGAGGAGACCCGCGCCGCCCGCAATGTCGTGACGGCCGCCCGGCGCACCGGGGTGCGCCGGATCGTCTACCTCAGTGGCTTGCATCCCGAAAACGCTGATCTCTCACCGCATCTCGCGTCGCGCAAGGCCGTCGGCGAGGCCCTCATCGACTCCGGCGTCGAGACCGTGGTGCTGCAGGCCGGGGTGGTCATCGGGTCGGGGTCGGCGTCGTTCGAGATGATCCGGCACCTCACCGACCGGTTGCCGGTGATGACCACACCGAAGTGGGTGCACAACCGGATCCAGCCGATCGCGGTGCGCGACGTGCTGCACTACCTGGCCGCCGCGGCGACCACCCCGGTCCCGAAGTCGCGGACCTGGGACATCGGTGGCCCCGACGTGTTGGAGTACGGCGACATGATGCGCGTCTACGCCGAGGTCGCCGGGCTGGGCAACCGCTACCTGTTCGTGCTGCCGTTTCTCACCCCGGCGATCGCCAGCCTGTGGGTGGGTCTGGTGACCCCGATCCCGTCCGGCCTGGCCCGGCCGCTGGTCGAGTCGCTGGAATGCGATGCGGTGACCCGTGATTCCGACATCGACGACATCATCGCCCCGCCGCCGGGTGGGCTCACCGGATACCGCCGCGCGGTCGAGTTGGCGCTGCGGCGGGCCGCCCGCGGCGTCCCCGAGACCAGCTGGTCCTCGCTGCGGTCCGAGCCGGCCGAGCCGTTGCCCAGCGACCCCGACTGGGCCGGCGAGATCGTCTACACCGACGTGCGGACCGCGATCGCCGGCGCCGCACCCGGTGACGTGTGGTCGGCGGCCCGCGCCGCGGCAACCGCCCGCCGGTGGCAGCGACGCCTACCGCTTAGCGGCTGGACGGTCGAGGAAAGCGATCCCGGCGTCGGCCTGCGGCTGCACTCCAGGCCGAGTCGAGTGGGCCGGGCCTGGCTGGAGATCACGACGCGGCCGCACGACGGCGGCGCCAGCCGGTACACGCAACGGCTGATCTTCGTGCCGCGCGGCGTCCTCGGCCGGATGTACCGGCGCACGGTGTGGCCGTTGCGCGTCGCGGCGCTGCGGGGCCTGGCGCGCGAGGTCGTCACGCCGGGGTGA
- a CDS encoding enoyl-CoA hydratase: MPSSAIATLAPVAGLDVTLSGGVFSVTINRPDSLNSLTIPVITGIADAMEYAATDPEVKVVRLGGAGRGFSSGAGISADDVSDGGGVPPDEIILEINRLVRAIAALPHPVVAVVQGPAAGVGVSIALACDVVLASESAFFMLAFTKIGLMPDGGASALIAAAIGRIRAMQMALLPERLTAADALSWGLVTAVYPADDFEAEVDKVIARLLGGPAVAFAKTKLAINAATLTELDPALQREFDGQSVLLKSPDFVEGATAFQQRRTPNFTDR, encoded by the coding sequence ATGCCTTCATCCGCGATCGCCACCCTCGCCCCCGTCGCCGGCCTCGACGTCACGCTGTCCGGCGGCGTGTTCTCGGTGACCATCAACCGGCCCGACAGCCTGAATTCCCTGACCATTCCGGTGATCACCGGGATCGCCGACGCGATGGAGTACGCGGCGACCGACCCCGAGGTCAAGGTGGTGCGGCTCGGCGGCGCCGGACGCGGCTTCAGCTCCGGTGCGGGCATCAGCGCCGACGACGTGTCCGACGGGGGCGGCGTCCCGCCGGACGAGATCATCCTCGAGATCAACCGGCTGGTGCGCGCGATCGCCGCGCTGCCCCACCCGGTGGTCGCGGTCGTCCAGGGCCCCGCCGCCGGGGTGGGCGTTTCCATCGCCCTGGCCTGTGACGTCGTATTGGCTTCGGAGAGCGCGTTTTTCATGCTCGCCTTCACCAAGATCGGATTGATGCCCGACGGCGGCGCGTCGGCGTTGATCGCGGCCGCGATCGGGCGGATCCGGGCCATGCAGATGGCCTTGCTGCCCGAACGGTTGACCGCCGCCGACGCGTTGTCCTGGGGGCTGGTCACCGCGGTCTATCCGGCCGACGACTTCGAGGCCGAGGTGGACAAGGTGATCGCACGGTTGTTGGGCGGCCCGGCTGTCGCCTTCGCCAAGACCAAGCTGGCGATCAACGCGGCCACGCTCACCGAACTGGATCCGGCCCTGCAGCGGGAGTTCGACGGGCAGTCGGTGCTGCTGAAGTCCCCCGACTTCGTCGAGGGCGCCACGGCCTTCCAACAGCGCCGCACGCCCAACTTCACCGACCGCTGA
- a CDS encoding CaiB/BaiF CoA transferase family protein — MAGPLKGLRVVELAGIGPGPHAAMILGDLGADVVRIDRPSSGPGGVAKDAMMRNRRVVTADLKTDEGRGLVLKLIANADVLIEGYRPGVTERLGLGPEDCAKVNDRLVYARMTGWGQTGPRSQQAGHDINYISLNGILHSIGRVNERPVPPLNLVGDFGGGSMFLLLGILSALWERQTSGKGQVVDAAMVDGSSVLVQMMWQMRSSGMWTDARGTNLLDGGAPYYDTYECADGRYVAVGAIEPQFYAAMLAGLGLDGADLPGQNDVGRWPELRAVLTEKFASQDRDHWAKVFADSDACVTPVLAFGEVQTEPHITERDTFYEVDGGLQPRPAPRFSRTAPETPRPATPVADAEAVLNDWV, encoded by the coding sequence ATGGCTGGACCGTTGAAGGGTTTGCGTGTCGTCGAGTTGGCCGGCATCGGGCCGGGCCCACACGCCGCGATGATCCTGGGGGATCTGGGTGCCGACGTGGTGCGCATCGATCGTCCTTCCTCGGGCCCCGGGGGTGTCGCCAAGGACGCCATGATGCGCAACCGCCGCGTGGTGACCGCCGATCTGAAGACCGACGAAGGCCGCGGTCTCGTCCTCAAACTGATCGCCAACGCCGATGTGCTGATCGAGGGCTACCGCCCAGGCGTCACCGAGCGGCTCGGCCTCGGCCCCGAGGACTGCGCGAAGGTCAACGACCGCCTCGTCTACGCGCGGATGACCGGCTGGGGTCAGACCGGCCCGCGCAGCCAGCAGGCCGGCCACGACATCAACTACATCTCGCTCAACGGCATCCTGCACTCCATCGGCCGGGTGAACGAACGGCCCGTCCCGCCGCTGAACCTCGTCGGGGACTTCGGTGGCGGCTCGATGTTCCTGCTGCTGGGCATCCTGTCGGCGCTGTGGGAGCGGCAGACGTCCGGCAAGGGGCAGGTCGTCGACGCGGCGATGGTGGACGGCTCGAGCGTGCTGGTCCAGATGATGTGGCAGATGCGCTCGTCGGGCATGTGGACCGACGCGCGCGGCACCAACCTGCTCGACGGCGGCGCCCCGTATTACGACACCTACGAATGCGCCGACGGGCGCTACGTCGCGGTCGGCGCCATCGAGCCGCAGTTCTACGCCGCTATGCTCGCCGGGCTGGGGCTTGACGGCGCGGACCTGCCCGGGCAGAACGACGTCGGCCGCTGGCCGGAACTGCGGGCGGTGCTGACCGAGAAATTCGCCAGCCAGGACCGCGACCACTGGGCCAAGGTGTTCGCCGACTCCGACGCGTGCGTGACGCCGGTGCTGGCCTTCGGCGAGGTGCAGACCGAGCCGCACATCACCGAGCGGGACACCTTCTACGAGGTCGACGGCGGCCTGCAGCCGCGGCCGGCGCCAAGGTTCTCCCGCACGGCGCCCGAGACACCGCGCCCCGCGACGCCGGTGGCCGACGCCGAAGCCGTACTCAACGACTGGGTATAG
- a CDS encoding 3-hydroxyacyl-CoA dehydrogenase — MEIKDAVAVVTGGASGLGLATTKRLLDRGAQVVVIDLRGEDAVRELGERARFVEADVTDEAAVGKALDAAESMGTLRINVNCAGIGNAIKTLSKDGPFPLDGFKKVIGVNLIGTFNVLRLAAERIAKTEPIGPETSPERGVIINTASVAAFEGQIGQAAYSASKGGVVGMTLPIARDLSRELIRVVTIAPGLFKTPLLGSLPEEAQASLGKQVPHPARLGDPDEYGALAVHIVENPMLNGEVIRLDGAIRMAPR; from the coding sequence ATGGAGATCAAAGACGCCGTCGCCGTCGTCACCGGGGGCGCCTCAGGGCTGGGCCTGGCCACCACCAAGCGGCTGCTCGACCGCGGCGCCCAGGTGGTGGTGATCGACCTGCGTGGCGAGGACGCCGTCCGCGAGCTGGGCGAGCGCGCCCGCTTCGTCGAGGCCGACGTCACCGACGAGGCCGCCGTCGGTAAGGCCTTGGACGCCGCGGAGTCGATGGGCACGCTGCGCATCAACGTCAACTGCGCCGGCATCGGCAACGCCATCAAGACGCTGTCCAAGGACGGCCCGTTCCCGCTGGACGGGTTCAAGAAGGTCATCGGCGTCAACCTGATCGGCACCTTCAACGTGCTGCGACTGGCCGCCGAGCGCATCGCCAAGACCGAACCCATTGGGCCCGAAACGAGCCCAGAGCGCGGCGTCATCATCAACACCGCCTCCGTCGCGGCGTTCGAGGGCCAGATCGGCCAGGCCGCCTACTCGGCATCCAAGGGCGGCGTGGTCGGCATGACGCTGCCGATCGCCCGCGACCTCTCGCGCGAGCTCATCCGCGTGGTGACCATCGCGCCCGGGCTGTTCAAGACCCCGCTTTTGGGTTCGCTGCCCGAGGAGGCGCAGGCCTCGCTGGGCAAGCAGGTGCCGCACCCGGCCCGGCTGGGCGACCCCGACGAGTACGGCGCGCTGGCTGTGCACATCGTCGAGAACCCGATGCTCAACGGCGAGGTCATCCGCCTGGACGGCGCCATTCGCATGGCGCCGCGCTAG
- a CDS encoding MMPL family transporter has protein sequence MLQKIARVAIAAPRRIIAIGVLVFIAAAVFGVPVAKSLSPGGFQDPDSESARAIAVLTDKFGQSGQQMLILVTAPGGTNSEQARAVGTDLVHQLQGSPLVYNVSSPWTGAAPADLVSRDGKSGLIVVNLKGGENFVQNNAQTLSDQFVYDRDGVTVRAGGAAMQYAQINKQNQDDLLVMEMIALPLSFVVLIWVFGGLLAAALPMALGALAVVGSMSVLRLITFTTEVSIFALNLSTALGLALAIDYTLLIVSRYRDELAEGHDRDQALIRTMATSGRTVLFSAVTVALSMSATVAFPMYFLKSFAYAGVATVAFVATASIVITPAAIVLLGDRLDAFNVRRFLRRMLRRPEPAPKPVEQLFWYRSSKFVMRRWAPVGLAVVGLLLLLGLPFFSVKWGFPDDRVLPRSASAHQVGDRLRNDFADDSATSVPVVVPDASGLNPGDFDSYAAALSRVPDVAAVSAPGGTFTGGNRVGPPAGATGLAQGSAFLTVSSTAPLFSAANDAQLARLHDVPGPAGRAVEMGGVAQVNRDSVDAVTERLPLVLGLMAAITFVLLFLLTGSVLLPIKALACNFLSLTAAFGALVWIFQDGHLGALGTTPSGTLVANMPVLLFCIAFGLSMDYEVFLLSRIREYWLASGAARPARPTPKQAHAANDESVALGVARTGRVITAAALVMSMSFAALIAAHVSFMRMFGLGLVLAVFADATLVRMVVVPAFMHVMGRWNWWAPRPLAWLHDRFGISEGVDPAPRPPTPEPVAGAALVEPVPNIG, from the coding sequence ATGCTGCAGAAAATCGCCCGAGTCGCTATCGCGGCGCCGCGCCGGATCATCGCGATCGGGGTGCTGGTTTTCATCGCCGCGGCCGTCTTCGGCGTTCCCGTCGCCAAGAGCTTGTCTCCCGGCGGCTTCCAGGATCCGGACTCGGAGTCCGCCCGCGCCATCGCCGTGTTGACCGACAAGTTCGGGCAGAGCGGTCAGCAGATGCTGATCCTGGTGACGGCCCCCGGCGGCACCAACAGCGAACAGGCCCGCGCGGTGGGCACCGACCTCGTCCACCAACTCCAAGGGTCCCCGCTGGTCTACAACGTGTCCTCGCCGTGGACCGGCGCGGCCCCAGCCGATCTCGTGAGCCGCGACGGCAAGTCGGGCCTCATCGTGGTCAACCTCAAAGGCGGCGAAAACTTCGTCCAGAACAACGCGCAGACCCTGTCGGACCAGTTCGTCTACGACCGCGACGGGGTGACCGTCCGCGCCGGCGGCGCGGCCATGCAGTACGCCCAGATCAACAAGCAGAACCAGGACGACCTGCTGGTGATGGAGATGATCGCGCTGCCGCTGAGCTTCGTGGTGCTGATCTGGGTGTTCGGTGGGCTGCTGGCCGCCGCGTTGCCGATGGCGCTGGGCGCGCTTGCCGTCGTCGGCTCGATGTCGGTGTTGCGCCTGATCACCTTCACCACCGAGGTGTCGATCTTCGCCCTCAACCTCAGCACCGCCCTGGGCCTGGCGCTGGCAATCGACTACACGCTGCTCATCGTCAGCCGCTACCGCGACGAACTGGCCGAGGGCCACGACCGCGACCAGGCGCTGATCCGGACGATGGCCACCTCCGGCCGCACGGTGCTGTTCTCCGCGGTCACCGTGGCGCTGTCGATGTCGGCGACGGTGGCCTTCCCGATGTACTTCCTCAAGTCGTTCGCCTACGCCGGGGTGGCCACGGTCGCCTTCGTCGCCACCGCCTCGATCGTGATCACCCCCGCCGCGATCGTGCTGTTGGGCGACCGGCTGGACGCGTTCAATGTGCGTCGGTTCTTGCGGCGGATGCTGCGGCGACCCGAGCCGGCGCCAAAGCCCGTCGAGCAACTGTTCTGGTATCGGTCGAGCAAGTTCGTGATGCGCCGCTGGGCGCCGGTCGGCCTGGCCGTCGTCGGCCTGCTCCTGCTGCTCGGGCTGCCGTTCTTCTCGGTGAAGTGGGGGTTCCCGGACGACCGGGTGCTGCCGCGCTCGGCGTCGGCGCACCAGGTCGGTGACCGGTTGCGCAACGACTTCGCCGACGATTCCGCGACGTCGGTGCCCGTCGTCGTCCCCGATGCCTCCGGCCTGAATCCCGGGGATTTCGACAGCTACGCCGCCGCGCTCTCGCGCGTGCCCGACGTGGCGGCCGTGTCCGCGCCCGGGGGCACCTTCACGGGCGGAAATCGGGTGGGGCCACCGGCCGGGGCGACCGGGCTGGCCCAGGGCAGCGCCTTTTTGACCGTCAGCAGCACGGCGCCGCTGTTCTCCGCGGCGAACGACGCCCAGCTCGCACGGTTGCACGACGTCCCCGGACCGGCCGGGCGGGCCGTCGAGATGGGCGGGGTGGCGCAGGTCAACCGCGACAGCGTCGACGCCGTGACCGAACGGCTTCCGCTCGTCCTCGGGCTGATGGCCGCGATCACCTTCGTGCTGCTGTTCCTGCTCACCGGCAGCGTGCTGCTGCCGATCAAGGCGCTCGCGTGCAACTTCCTGTCGTTGACCGCGGCGTTCGGCGCGCTGGTGTGGATCTTCCAGGACGGCCATCTCGGTGCGCTGGGCACCACGCCGAGCGGGACGCTGGTGGCCAACATGCCGGTGCTGCTGTTCTGCATCGCCTTCGGACTGTCGATGGATTACGAGGTCTTCCTGCTCTCCCGGATTCGCGAATACTGGCTGGCGTCCGGCGCCGCCCGGCCCGCCCGGCCCACCCCGAAGCAGGCCCACGCCGCCAACGACGAGAGCGTGGCCCTCGGCGTCGCCCGCACCGGTCGGGTCATCACCGCGGCCGCGTTGGTGATGTCGATGTCGTTCGCCGCGCTGATCGCCGCGCACGTCTCGTTCATGCGGATGTTCGGTCTGGGCCTGGTGCTGGCCGTCTTCGCCGACGCCACCCTGGTGCGGATGGTGGTCGTCCCGGCCTTCATGCACGTGATGGGCCGCTGGAACTGGTGGGCGCCCCGGCCCCTGGCGTGGCTGCACGATCGGTTCGGGATCAGCGAAGGCGTCGACCCCGCGCCCCGCCCGCCCACCCCCGAGCCCGTCGCCGGGGCGGCGCTCGTGGAGCCGGTGCCCAATATCGGTTAA
- a CDS encoding class I SAM-dependent methyltransferase: MTTAVVDNPFFARVWPFVANHEAEAIRVLRRENLAGLSGRVLEVGAGIGTNFPHYPASVDEVIAVEPEPRLAARARAAADAAPARVIVSGETAESLSAGEPFDAVVCSLVLCSVRDPGAVLRRLYSLLRPGGELRYLEHIASAGARGRFQRFVDATLWPRLFGNCHTHRDTERSILDAGFEVDTSRREWTLPAWAPMPVSELLLGRARRPA; this comes from the coding sequence ATGACAACGGCGGTCGTCGACAATCCCTTCTTCGCGCGCGTCTGGCCTTTCGTCGCCAACCATGAAGCCGAGGCGATCCGGGTCCTGCGGCGGGAGAACCTGGCCGGGTTGTCCGGCCGGGTGTTGGAGGTCGGCGCGGGGATCGGGACGAACTTTCCGCACTACCCGGCGTCGGTCGACGAGGTCATCGCGGTGGAGCCCGAACCGCGGCTGGCGGCGCGGGCCCGCGCCGCCGCCGACGCGGCCCCCGCCCGGGTGATCGTTTCCGGCGAGACGGCCGAAAGCCTCAGCGCCGGTGAGCCGTTCGACGCGGTGGTGTGCTCGCTGGTGTTGTGCTCGGTCCGTGACCCGGGCGCCGTGCTGCGGCGCCTGTACTCGTTGCTGCGACCGGGTGGGGAACTGCGCTACCTCGAGCACATCGCCAGTGCCGGCGCGCGGGGCCGCTTTCAGCGTTTCGTCGATGCGACGTTGTGGCCCCGGCTGTTTGGCAACTGCCACACCCATCGCGACACCGAACGCTCGATCCTCGACGCGGGATTCGAAGTCGACACCTCGCGGCGGGAGTGGACGCTGCCGGCCTGGGCGCCGATGCCGGTGTCCGAACTCCTGCTGGGCCGCGCGCGCCGGCCCGCCTAG
- a CDS encoding NAD-dependent deacylase produces the protein MRVAVLSGAGISAESGVPTFRDDKNGLWARFDPYELSSTQGWRDNPQRVWGWYLWRHYLVADVQPNAGHRAIAAWQDDARVTVITQNVDDLHERAGSGSVHHLHGSLFEFRCARCAEPYSGALPHMPEPALEVEPPVCHCGGLIRPDIVWFGEQLPDEPWRRAVEATETADVMVVVGTSAIVYPAAGLAELALARGAAVIEVNPEVTPLSANATLSIRESASQALPGLLQRLPALLN, from the coding sequence ATGCGCGTAGCGGTGCTCAGCGGCGCGGGGATCTCCGCGGAAAGCGGTGTGCCGACGTTCCGCGACGACAAGAACGGGTTGTGGGCCCGCTTCGATCCCTACGAGCTGTCCAGCACGCAAGGGTGGCGCGACAACCCCCAGCGCGTCTGGGGCTGGTACCTGTGGCGGCATTACCTGGTCGCCGACGTGCAACCCAATGCGGGTCATCGCGCCATCGCCGCCTGGCAGGACGACGCCCGAGTCACCGTCATCACCCAGAACGTCGACGACCTGCACGAGCGCGCCGGCAGCGGCTCCGTCCACCACCTGCACGGGAGCCTGTTCGAATTCCGTTGTGCGCGTTGCGCTGAGCCATACAGCGGCGCGCTCCCGCACATGCCCGAACCGGCGCTCGAGGTGGAGCCCCCGGTGTGTCATTGCGGCGGCCTGATCCGGCCCGACATCGTGTGGTTCGGTGAACAGTTGCCCGACGAGCCGTGGCGGCGCGCCGTCGAGGCGACCGAGACCGCCGACGTGATGGTGGTGGTCGGGACGTCGGCGATCGTCTATCCGGCGGCCGGGCTCGCGGAGCTGGCGCTGGCGCGCGGCGCCGCCGTCATCGAGGTCAATCCCGAAGTCACGCCGCTGTCGGCCAACGCCACCCTCAGCATCCGCGAGTCGGCGAGCCAGGCGTTGCCGGGACTGCTGCAGCGGCTGCCCGCCCTGCTGAACTAG
- a CDS encoding GntR family transcriptional regulator, which yields MELGDWLRVDVKAGKPLFDQLRTQVIDGVREGALPPGTRLPTVRDLAGQLGVAVNTVARAYRELETAAIIETRGRFGTFVARYDPTDAAMAAAAREYVRVARGLGLDKADALRYIESVPDE from the coding sequence GTGGAGCTGGGTGACTGGTTGCGGGTCGACGTGAAGGCGGGCAAGCCGTTGTTCGACCAGCTCAGGACGCAGGTTATCGACGGGGTCCGCGAGGGCGCGCTGCCGCCGGGCACGCGCCTGCCCACCGTGCGGGACCTGGCCGGCCAGCTCGGGGTCGCGGTCAACACCGTGGCTCGCGCCTACCGCGAGCTGGAGACCGCCGCCATCATCGAAACCCGCGGCCGCTTCGGCACATTCGTCGCGCGCTACGACCCGACCGACGCCGCCATGGCCGCCGCCGCACGCGAGTACGTCCGGGTAGCACGCGGACTCGGGTTGGACAAAGCCGATGCCCTGCGCTACATCGAATCGGTGCCCGACGAGTAA
- a CDS encoding DUF1697 domain-containing protein gives MTKYAAFLRGVNVGGVNLKMAEVAAALTDADFTEVRTVLASGNVVLESSAGVAAVRRKAEAALRERFGYDAWVLAYDIGTVREVVDAYPFERDADGYQSYVTFVADKAVLDELAALGQEAGPDERISRGDGVVYWQVPKGGTLDSTIGKTMGKARYKSSTTTRNLRTLDKVLR, from the coding sequence ATGACCAAGTACGCGGCGTTTCTGCGTGGCGTGAACGTCGGGGGCGTCAATCTGAAGATGGCCGAGGTGGCGGCCGCGCTGACCGACGCGGACTTCACCGAGGTGCGAACCGTGTTGGCCAGCGGCAACGTCGTGCTGGAGTCGTCGGCCGGCGTGGCGGCGGTGCGCAGGAAGGCCGAGGCGGCGTTGCGCGAACGGTTCGGCTACGACGCCTGGGTGCTCGCCTATGACATCGGCACCGTGCGCGAGGTGGTCGACGCCTATCCGTTCGAGCGCGACGCCGACGGCTACCAGTCCTACGTCACGTTCGTCGCCGATAAGGCGGTGCTCGACGAGCTCGCCGCGCTGGGTCAGGAGGCCGGCCCGGACGAGCGGATCAGCCGCGGTGACGGCGTGGTCTACTGGCAGGTCCCCAAGGGCGGCACCCTGGACAGCACCATCGGCAAGACGATGGGCAAGGCGCGCTACAAGTCGTCGACCACGACGCGCAACCTGCGCACGCTCGACAAGGTGCTGCGCTGA
- a CDS encoding PPOX class F420-dependent oxidoreductase produces the protein MGRQVFDDKLLALISGHSLGVLATIKRDGRPQLSNVSYHFDPRSMAIQVSITEPRAKTRNLRRDPRASILVDADDGWSYAVAEGTAELTPPAAAPGDSTVEALIALYRNIAGEHPDWDEYRQAMVTDRRVLLTLPISHLYGMPPGMR, from the coding sequence ATGGGACGCCAAGTCTTCGACGACAAGCTGCTGGCCTTGATAAGCGGACATTCCCTCGGGGTGCTGGCCACCATCAAGCGCGACGGGCGACCGCAACTGTCGAACGTGAGCTACCACTTCGACCCGCGCAGCATGGCGATCCAGGTGTCGATCACCGAGCCGCGCGCCAAAACGCGCAACCTGCGCCGAGACCCGCGGGCGTCGATCCTGGTCGACGCCGACGACGGCTGGTCGTACGCCGTCGCCGAGGGCACCGCCGAACTGACCCCCCCGGCGGCCGCGCCCGGCGACAGCACCGTGGAGGCGTTGATTGCCTTGTACCGCAACATCGCCGGCGAACATCCCGATTGGGACGAATACCGGCAGGCGATGGTCACCGATCGGCGGGTGCTGCTGACGTTGCCGATCTCGCACCTGTACGGCATGCCGCCCGGCATGCGGTAG
- a CDS encoding DUF5302 domain-containing protein, whose protein sequence is MAASNARQGSQSSKASGASEPPGSDEDTKRKFREALDRKMAKSSTGSDHKDGAGKQSRAHGAAGNRREFRRKSG, encoded by the coding sequence ATGGCCGCATCGAATGCCCGGCAGGGTTCACAGTCGTCCAAGGCTTCGGGGGCTTCTGAACCGCCCGGGTCGGACGAGGACACCAAGCGCAAGTTCCGCGAAGCGCTCGACCGCAAGATGGCGAAATCCTCGACCGGATCCGACCACAAGGACGGCGCCGGCAAGCAGTCCCGGGCGCACGGCGCGGCGGGTAACCGGCGCGAGTTCCGCCGCAAGAGCGGCTGA
- a CDS encoding nuclear transport factor 2 family protein gives MVVDEARLELMLARDELHALVTSYCRAVDRADYEGLREMYHPDATDSHGSFSTGGVEQFIAQLQAAQPYVRVSQHNITTTNFVVAGEKAHGEVYCLVFHTFAGPDHDVDVIIGGRYLDEYTRHDGRWKFSRRTIVADWAYQNDPSRLDFGHPSTRGSLRGKPGRDDPSIGLFCPPSG, from the coding sequence GTGGTGGTGGATGAGGCCCGATTGGAGCTGATGCTGGCCCGCGACGAACTGCACGCGCTCGTCACGTCCTACTGCCGCGCCGTCGACCGCGCCGACTACGAAGGCCTGCGGGAGATGTATCACCCCGACGCGACCGACTCGCACGGCTCGTTCTCGACCGGCGGTGTCGAACAGTTCATCGCGCAGTTGCAGGCCGCGCAGCCGTATGTGCGTGTCTCCCAACACAACATCACCACGACGAACTTCGTGGTCGCGGGCGAAAAGGCCCACGGTGAGGTCTACTGCCTGGTGTTTCACACCTTCGCCGGTCCCGACCACGACGTCGACGTCATCATCGGCGGCCGGTACCTGGACGAGTACACCAGGCACGACGGCCGTTGGAAGTTCAGCCGGCGCACCATCGTGGCGGACTGGGCCTACCAGAACGACCCGTCCCGACTGGACTTCGGACATCCCAGCACCCGAGGAAGCCTGCGCGGCAAACCGGGGCGAGACGACCCCTCGATCGGCCTGTTCTGCCCACCCAGCGGCTAG